In the Periophthalmus magnuspinnatus isolate fPerMag1 chromosome 4, fPerMag1.2.pri, whole genome shotgun sequence genome, one interval contains:
- the sirt5 gene encoding NAD-dependent protein deacylase sirtuin-5, mitochondrial, producing MILHQISRRGLFCSRLHAHLRKPRQDMTRPSSDLAAFRDIFSKAKKIAIITGAGVSAESGVPTFRGAGGYWRTWQAQDLATPEAFSRNPSRVWEFYHYRREVMLTKNPNPAHLAIAECEERLSKQGREVTVITQNIDELHRRAGSKNVLEIHGSLFRTRCLTCGHEANNYKSPICAALEGKGAPDPHTQDAQIPVDQLPRCEHKGCHGLLRPAVVWFGETLDSRILTKVEQVMDSCDLCLVVGTSSVVYPAAMFAPQAAAAGIPVAEFNMEDTPATMSFKFQFCGPCGTTLPPALARHKTEPE from the exons ATGATCTTGCACCAGATTTCCCGCAGAGGACTTTTCTGCTCGCGGTTGCATGCTCATCTGAGGAAACCGAGGCAAGACATGACCAGACCTAGTTCAG ATTTGGCAGCCTTCAGGGACATTTTCTCTAAGGCTAAGAAGATTGCCATTATCACCGGAGCAGGCGTCAGTGCAGAGAGCGGAGTGCCCACATTCAGAGGAGCCGGAGGATACTGGAGAACATGGCAAGCACAG GATCTTGCAACCCCCGAAGCCTTCTCCCGAAATCCATCTCGTGTCTGGGAGTTTTATCACTACAGACGCGAGGTCATGCTTACTAAAAACCCCAACCCTGCACATCTGGCCATCGCTGAGTGTGAGGAAAGACTCAGCAAACAGGGACGAGAAGTCACTGTCATCACTCAGAACATCGACGAGCTGCATCGTAGAGCTGGGTCCAAGAATGTCCTAGAAATACATG GAAGCCTGTTCAGAACTCGCTGTTTGACTTGTGGTCATGAAGCCAACAATTACAAAAGCCCCATCTGTGCCGCCTTGGAGGGCAAAGG AGCtcctgaccctcacacacaagATGCACAGATCCCTGTAGATCAGTTGCCCAG ATGTGAACACAAAGGTTGTCATGGCCTTTTGAGACCAGCCGTGGTTTGGTTTGGGGAAACTTTAGACTCAAGGATCCTCACAAAAGTAGAGCAAGTTATGGACAGCTGCGACCTGTGCCTTGTG GTTGGTACCTCTTCTGTTGTGTACCCAGCGGCCATGTTTGCTCCCCAGGCTGCTGCGGCTGGGATCCCGGTGGCTGAATTCAACATGGAAGACACTCCAGCTACAATGAGcttcaa GTTCCAATTCTGCGGCCCCTGTGGGACCACCTTGCCCCCTGCTTTGGCCCGCCACAAGACAGAACCAGAGTGA